One Panicum virgatum strain AP13 chromosome 9K, P.virgatum_v5, whole genome shotgun sequence genomic region harbors:
- the LOC120649382 gene encoding uncharacterized protein LOC120649382, whose translation MSREASMDAISLDDWELLPDHKNSFEEDCSNGGHGAVGGKDQLLLGAELVVIDMDHFAAASHPPPYDCIPDEGEDKETVLLLPSQDACVHDPATEFKDIFVVPAEPKQEEFMSKVTEILICEEEDHDEMNRPPACVKEADQEEVLVEAAAPDAQCAREEEGVSKTGLSVGNLRVNGVGALCSFGVAAATFFILLLGGKQQLQQQKRQDRKIHRQMYAGDERIQQVVQQASRLNQTMSSVMGGASSARASIPFGGYYQGF comes from the exons ATGAGCAGAGAGGCTTCCATGGATGCGATCAGCCTTGACGACTGGGAGCTCCTGCCTGACCACAAGAACTCCTTTGAAGAGGACTGCAGcaatggcggccatggcgcagtCGGCGGTAAGGACCAGCTCTTGCTCGGCGCCGAGCTGGTCGTGATCGACATGGACCACTTCGCCGCTGCATCTCACCCTCCTCCCTATGATTGCATCCCCGATGAGGGGGAGGACAAGGAAACCGTCCTCCTGCTACCATCACAAGATGCCTGTGTCCATGATCCGGCCACCGAATTCAAGGACATCTTCGTCGTGCCGGCCGAGCCGAAGCAAGAGGAGTTCATGAGCAAGGTGACAGAGATACTGATCTGTGAAGAGGAAGATCATGACGAGATGAACAGACCCCCGGCTTGTGTCAAGGAGGCTGATCAAGAAGAGGTGCTTGTTGAAGCTGCTGCACCTGATGCTCAGTGTGctcgggaggaagaaggcgtcaGCAAAACTGGCCTCAGCGTGGGGAACCTGAGGGTGAATGGTGTCGGCGCGCTCTGCTCGTTTGGGGTTGCAGCAGCCACGTTCTTCATCTTGCTGCTTGGAGgcaagcagcagctgcagcagcagaagcggCAGGATCGCAAGATTCACCGCCAGATGTATGCCGGCGACGAG AGGATTCAGCAAGTTGTGCAGCAGGCATCCAGGCTGAACCAGACCATGTCGTCGGTCATGGGAGGCGCATCATCGGCACGGGCAAGCATACCATTTGGCGGGTACTATCAGGGATTCTGA